In the Clostridium beijerinckii genome, one interval contains:
- the pta gene encoding phosphate acetyltransferase gives MDLMKKIWTAAQSNKQKIVLPEGNEERNIAAAEKIQKLGLAYPILIGNKEEINNKAKELDVNLSGIEIIDPNESDKLEKYIEAFYELRKTKGVTMEKADKIVRDPLYFGTMMVKLDDADGMVSGAIHTTGDLLRPGLQIIKTAPGVSVVSSFFIMQVPGSSYGEEGTLIFSDCAVNPNPNEDQLAAIAIATAETAKNLCNMEPKVAMLSFSTMGSADNELVDKVRNATQKAKEMRPDLDIDGELQLDAAIVGKVAAQKAPESTVAGKANVLVFPDLQAGNIGYKLVQRFANAEAIGPICQGFAKPINDLSRGCSSDDIVSVVALTAVQAQTNK, from the coding sequence ATGGACCTTATGAAAAAAATATGGACTGCAGCACAATCAAATAAACAAAAAATTGTTCTTCCAGAGGGAAACGAGGAAAGAAATATAGCAGCTGCAGAAAAAATACAAAAATTAGGATTAGCTTACCCAATTTTAATAGGTAACAAAGAAGAAATAAATAATAAGGCAAAGGAATTAGATGTAAATTTATCAGGAATTGAGATTATTGATCCAAATGAATCAGATAAATTAGAAAAGTATATTGAAGCCTTCTATGAACTTAGAAAGACAAAAGGCGTTACAATGGAAAAGGCAGATAAAATAGTCAGAGATCCTCTATATTTTGGTACGATGATGGTTAAATTAGATGATGCAGATGGAATGGTATCAGGAGCAATTCACACAACTGGAGATTTATTAAGACCAGGATTACAAATTATAAAGACAGCACCAGGGGTATCTGTTGTTTCGAGCTTCTTTATAATGCAAGTTCCAGGATCATCTTATGGTGAAGAAGGAACATTAATATTCTCAGACTGTGCAGTTAACCCTAACCCTAACGAGGATCAATTAGCAGCAATTGCAATAGCCACTGCAGAAACAGCTAAGAATTTATGTAACATGGAACCTAAGGTGGCAATGTTATCATTCTCTACTATGGGAAGTGCTGATAATGAATTAGTTGATAAGGTTAGAAATGCTACTCAAAAAGCAAAAGAAATGAGACCTGACTTAGATATAGATGGTGAACTACAATTAGATGCAGCTATAGTTGGAAAAGTAGCAGCTCAAAAGGCACCAGAAAGTACTGTTGCTGGAAAAGCTAATGTTTTAGTATTCCCAGATTTACAAGCTGGAAATATAGGTTATAAATTAGTTCAAAGATTTGCAAATGCTGAAGCTATTGGACCTATCTGTCAAGGTTTTGCAAAACCAATCAATGACTTATCAAGAGGTTGTAGCTCAGATGATATTGTAAGTGTTGTTGCGCTTACAGCAGTTCAAGCTCAAACAAACAAATAG
- a CDS encoding acetate kinase produces MKVLVINCGSSSLKYQLIDMSNEESLAQGLVERIGITGSILTQKVEGKDKYVVETPLKDHQDAIELVLKCLVDENHGVISSMDEISAVGHRVVHGGEKYATSVVINEEVIKALDEFTKLAPLHNPPNIIGINACKALMPKTPMVAVFDTAFHQTMPEKAFMYALPYELYTEDHVRRYGFHGTSHKYVAGEMAKLMNKDISDLKIVTCHIGNGVSITAVDGGKSVDTTMGFTPLDGIIMGSRSGSIDPAIVTYLVKEKGYSIDEVNDILNKKSGVLGISGIGTDFRDIRSAVENDNDPRALLTMDIFGYQVKKQIGAYAAVMGGVDAIVFTAGIGEHAPEIRSRALTNMEFLGIEVDLEKNESHNIGDGMEISKETSKVKVVVIPTNEELMIAKETLELVK; encoded by the coding sequence ATGAAAGTATTAGTTATAAATTGTGGTAGTTCTTCACTAAAATATCAACTTATTGATATGAGTAATGAAGAGTCTTTAGCTCAAGGACTTGTTGAAAGAATAGGAATTACTGGGTCAATATTGACTCAAAAAGTTGAAGGAAAAGATAAATATGTAGTTGAAACGCCATTAAAAGACCATCAAGATGCAATAGAACTTGTTTTAAAATGCTTAGTTGATGAAAACCATGGTGTAATAAGTTCAATGGATGAGATATCAGCTGTTGGACATAGAGTTGTTCATGGTGGTGAAAAATACGCAACTTCAGTAGTAATTAATGAAGAAGTAATTAAGGCACTTGATGAATTTACAAAATTAGCACCACTTCATAATCCTCCAAATATAATTGGAATAAATGCATGTAAGGCTCTTATGCCAAAAACTCCAATGGTAGCAGTATTTGATACAGCATTCCATCAAACTATGCCAGAAAAAGCGTTTATGTATGCTCTTCCATATGAATTATATACAGAAGATCACGTAAGAAGATATGGATTCCATGGTACATCTCATAAGTATGTAGCAGGTGAAATGGCAAAATTGATGAATAAAGACATAAGCGATTTAAAGATAGTAACTTGTCATATAGGTAATGGTGTAAGTATTACAGCTGTTGATGGTGGAAAATCTGTAGATACTACAATGGGATTCACTCCATTAGATGGTATTATAATGGGATCAAGATCTGGAAGCATAGATCCAGCAATAGTTACTTATTTAGTAAAAGAAAAAGGATATTCTATAGATGAAGTAAATGATATCTTAAATAAGAAATCAGGGGTTCTAGGTATATCAGGAATAGGAACAGATTTTAGAGATATTAGAAGTGCAGTGGAAAATGATAATGATCCTAGAGCATTACTTACAATGGATATATTCGGATATCAAGTTAAGAAGCAAATAGGTGCTTATGCTGCCGTAATGGGTGGTGTAGATGCAATTGTATTTACAGCAGGAATAGGAGAACACGCTCCAGAAATAAGATCAAGAGCTTTAACTAATATGGAATTCTTAGGAATAGAAGTAGATTTAGAAAAGAACGAAAGTCATAATATCGGAGATGGTATGGAAATTTCTAAAGAAACTTCAAAGGTAAAAGTAGTTGTAATACCTACAAACGAAGAATTAATGATTGCTAAAGAAACTTTAGAATTAGTTAAGTAA
- a CDS encoding YceD family protein produces MKVQISDIISGKDRSKKIDYIFDAPQFDFEGDIIKPIKPFEVVGNILSDGDILILNAKIKTDLEMICSRCLDTFIYPIDIDIEERFTTNRDSGDDEAIVVMDDVLDITEIVESSIISTLPIKRVCKNDCKGLCQECGCNLNHNSCSCQKEDVDIRFEALKGLFDNKEV; encoded by the coding sequence ATGAAAGTACAAATTTCAGATATTATTTCAGGTAAAGATAGAAGCAAGAAAATTGACTATATATTTGATGCACCGCAATTTGATTTTGAAGGAGATATAATTAAACCAATAAAACCTTTTGAAGTTGTTGGGAATATCTTATCAGATGGTGATATATTAATATTGAATGCTAAAATCAAAACTGATTTAGAAATGATATGTTCAAGATGTTTAGATACCTTTATCTATCCAATAGATATTGATATAGAAGAAAGGTTTACAACTAATAGAGATAGTGGTGATGATGAAGCTATTGTTGTAATGGATGATGTTTTAGACATCACAGAAATTGTCGAAAGTAGCATAATTTCAACACTACCTATTAAAAGAGTTTGCAAGAACGACTGTAAAGGGCTTTGTCAAGAATGTGGATGTAACTTAAATCACAATTCATGTTCATGTCAAAAAGAAGATGTAGATATACGTTTTGAGGCCTTGAAAGGTTTGTTTGATAATAAGGAGGTGTAA
- the rpmF gene encoding 50S ribosomal protein L32 encodes MGCPARKSGKAKVKARRAQTFKASLPGIVECPQCHEMKLAHRVCKNCGYYKGKEVVASEK; translated from the coding sequence ATGGGTTGTCCAGCAAGAAAATCAGGAAAAGCTAAAGTAAAAGCAAGAAGAGCTCAAACTTTTAAAGCTAGTTTACCTGGCATAGTTGAATGTCCACAATGCCACGAAATGAAACTTGCTCATAGAGTATGTAAAAATTGTGGTTATTATAAAGGTAAGGAAGTTGTAGCTTCTGAAAAATAA
- the plsX gene encoding phosphate acyltransferase PlsX, producing the protein MKIAIDGMGGDNAPVAVIDGAIQALKAYDDIQLYITGPEEVLNIELAKYTYPKEKVIVVDAKEVISTNEHPVMALRKKKDSSIVKALNLVKEGICDAVVSGGSTGAFLAGCTLIIGRIKGIERPALAPIMPGRRGKFMIVDVGANVDCKPSFLVQFAKMGKIYYQKVFSVKNPTIGLINIGEEEEKGNELTKAAFKLLKEESSINFKGNIEPREIPTGDTNILVSDGFVGNTALKMYEGSASSILGIIKDEVLKSSIISKIGVVLLKPVLKNIMKKFDYKEYGGAPFLGVDGICIKAHGSSDARAFKNSIKQTKIFYDNNVLKDIRNEFSSEN; encoded by the coding sequence ATGAAAATAGCTATAGATGGCATGGGGGGAGATAATGCACCTGTAGCAGTAATAGATGGTGCTATTCAAGCTCTTAAGGCATATGATGATATCCAATTATATATTACAGGTCCAGAAGAGGTTCTAAATATAGAATTAGCTAAATATACTTATCCCAAGGAAAAAGTTATTGTGGTAGATGCAAAGGAAGTAATTTCAACTAATGAGCATCCTGTTATGGCTTTGCGAAAGAAGAAAGATTCAAGTATAGTTAAGGCTTTAAACTTAGTTAAGGAAGGTATTTGTGATGCTGTTGTATCAGGAGGCAGTACAGGTGCATTTTTAGCTGGGTGTACGCTGATAATAGGTAGAATTAAAGGAATAGAAAGGCCTGCTCTTGCACCTATAATGCCTGGAAGACGTGGAAAGTTTATGATAGTAGATGTTGGTGCTAATGTAGATTGCAAACCTTCATTTTTGGTGCAATTTGCAAAGATGGGAAAAATATATTATCAAAAGGTTTTCAGCGTTAAAAATCCGACTATAGGACTTATAAATATTGGAGAAGAAGAAGAAAAGGGAAATGAACTTACAAAAGCTGCTTTTAAGCTTTTGAAGGAAGAAAGTTCCATAAACTTCAAAGGGAATATAGAGCCAAGAGAAATACCTACTGGTGACACTAATATTTTAGTAAGTGATGGTTTTGTGGGGAATACAGCTTTAAAGATGTATGAAGGATCGGCTTCGAGTATATTAGGTATAATTAAAGATGAGGTGCTTAAATCGTCGATTATATCTAAAATAGGGGTGGTTCTGCTAAAACCTGTGCTAAAAAATATAATGAAAAAGTTTGATTATAAGGAATATGGTGGAGCTCCGTTCTTGGGGGTTGATGGAATTTGTATAAAAGCTCATGGCAGTTCTGATGCAAGAGCGTTTAAGAATTCCATTAAACAAACTAAAATTTTCTATGATAATAATGTATTAAAAGATATAAGAAATGAATTTTCTTCGGAAAATTAG
- the acpP gene encoding acyl carrier protein codes for MFEKIQAIIADKLSIDVESVVMEASFIEDLNADSLDIVELIMALEDELDMEIPDEDVENFKTVGDVVNYVKAHHEE; via the coding sequence ATGTTTGAAAAGATCCAAGCAATTATTGCTGATAAATTAAGTATCGATGTAGAAAGCGTTGTTATGGAAGCATCATTTATTGAAGATTTAAATGCGGACTCATTAGATATAGTTGAGCTTATAATGGCTCTAGAAGATGAACTAGATATGGAAATACCTGACGAAGACGTTGAAAACTTCAAAACAGTTGGAGATGTTGTCAATTACGTAAAAGCTCATCACGAAGAATAA
- the rnc gene encoding ribonuclease III has translation MNRYTLKEIEENLGVFFNNHTLLKTALTHSSFGNQFKDAEYNERLEFLGDSVLQLCITEYLFNNYKHKTEGELTKIRSLIVCENSLYEIAKKINLGSYIRMSKGEEITGGRERISIQADAVEAIIAAVYLDKGIGFVRDFILLHFEEIINKAINNEIVLDFKTKLQELLQKDGEVVIQYELTKFEGPPHRRKFFTNVVIDKKLMGEGSGYSKKEAEQNAAKQALDILEGKHE, from the coding sequence ATGAATAGATATACACTTAAAGAAATAGAAGAAAATTTAGGGGTTTTTTTTAATAACCACACATTACTAAAAACAGCTCTTACTCATAGCTCTTTTGGAAATCAATTCAAGGATGCGGAGTATAATGAAAGGCTTGAATTTCTAGGAGACTCAGTATTGCAGCTTTGTATTACAGAATACCTTTTTAATAATTACAAACATAAAACAGAAGGTGAGCTGACAAAAATAAGAAGTTTGATAGTTTGTGAAAATTCTCTTTACGAAATTGCAAAAAAGATAAACTTAGGATCTTATATTAGAATGAGTAAAGGTGAAGAAATTACAGGCGGAAGAGAAAGGATTTCAATACAAGCAGATGCTGTTGAGGCAATCATTGCTGCTGTTTATTTAGACAAAGGCATTGGTTTTGTAAGAGATTTTATATTGCTTCATTTTGAAGAGATAATAAATAAAGCAATAAATAATGAAATTGTATTAGATTTCAAGACAAAGCTTCAAGAGCTTCTTCAAAAAGATGGAGAAGTAGTAATTCAATATGAGCTTACAAAATTTGAAGGACCACCTCACAGAAGAAAATTCTTTACAAATGTAGTGATAGATAAAAAATTAATGGGTGAAGGTTCAGGCTATAGTAAAAAAGAAGCAGAACAAAATGCAGCTAAACAGGCATTAGATATATTGGAAGGTAAGCATGAGTAA
- a CDS encoding elongator complex protein 3 — MSKNYYIIPIFVPHEGCPHNCVFCNQDRITGVDDEEVTASSVITTINDYLETIKNKNATIEISFFGGTFTGIREEKQRELLKVAEEFKEKGLIDKIRLSTRPDYINDYILTYLKEYGVDIIELGVQSLNEEVLKKAGRGHSVHDVIDASKLIKEYKFILGHQIMPGLPGDTFERDIETTKESIKMNPDICRIYPSLVIKDTPMERMYINNEYIPYSLEEAVNVSKVMYDMYKKHNINVIRIGLQPTESINEGKDIVAGPFHPSFRELVEGSLLSDIILENMGEEKNGVLYINSKDLSKLYANKKTYFNKLKDNGKIIDVKQDDNIERGHIKLCLKNRKLDIAY; from the coding sequence ATGAGTAAAAATTATTATATAATACCGATATTTGTACCTCATGAAGGATGTCCGCATAATTGCGTATTCTGTAATCAGGATAGAATAACAGGTGTTGATGATGAAGAGGTTACGGCAAGTTCTGTAATTACAACAATAAATGATTATCTAGAAACTATAAAGAATAAAAATGCAACTATTGAAATTTCATTTTTTGGTGGTACATTTACAGGGATTAGGGAAGAAAAACAAAGGGAACTTCTAAAAGTAGCTGAGGAGTTTAAGGAAAAAGGTCTTATAGATAAAATAAGACTTTCTACAAGACCAGATTACATCAATGATTATATACTTACATATCTTAAAGAGTATGGAGTTGACATAATAGAACTTGGAGTTCAATCACTAAATGAAGAAGTGTTAAAAAAAGCTGGCAGAGGACATAGCGTTCATGATGTTATAGATGCATCTAAATTAATAAAAGAATATAAATTTATATTAGGACATCAAATAATGCCTGGACTACCTGGAGATACTTTTGAAAGAGATATAGAAACGACTAAAGAATCAATTAAGATGAATCCAGATATTTGTAGAATATATCCGTCGTTAGTTATAAAAGATACTCCAATGGAAAGAATGTATATTAATAACGAGTACATTCCATATTCTCTTGAAGAGGCCGTTAATGTAAGTAAGGTTATGTATGATATGTATAAAAAGCATAACATCAACGTAATAAGAATTGGTCTTCAGCCGACAGAAAGTATAAATGAAGGAAAAGATATAGTGGCAGGTCCATTTCATCCATCGTTTAGGGAATTGGTTGAGGGCAGTTTATTGTCAGATATCATTTTAGAAAATATGGGTGAAGAAAAAAATGGAGTTCTGTATATTAACTCAAAGGATTTAAGTAAGCTTTATGCTAATAAGAAAACATATTTCAATAAGCTTAAAGATAATGGGAAAATTATTGATGTAAAACAAGATGATAATATTGAAAGAGGTCATATAAAACTTTGTCTAAAAAATAGAAAGTTAGATATAGCATATTAG